The nucleotide sequence TAACAGGTGGCAGATTATGAAATTATAGCTAATATAATCTGAGTTATCCCCACTGCAGTTTCACTGTTGTCTCCTACCCCTAGTCAGTGAATCCAAGTGGTCAGTTATGGATAGAAAGCAAAGCTTTAACATGTACCTCATCCCATGGCATAATGACCCATCCAAGTtggttgatatttttttttttccttgcttaatTTTTCCTCCTTTAGGGCAGCCTTGAAATTTTTACAGGACTTGGACTGGTGCTGGGCCCACCTTTAGGTGGCTTTTTGTATCAATCATTTGGTTATGAGATCCCTTTCATTACACTGGGATGCATAGTGTTGACCTTGGTGCCTCTGAATATGTGCATATTACCAAAATACGGTAAGCACCCTTCTTCCTGCTTCCTTCACTCAGCTTTATTTCTCATATATATAACTGCATTTTAGGAAAATATCAGTTTCTGGAGTCTTATTCAACTAGAAGGGAAAGCTTCAGCTGAATCAACTTGTGATCTTGATCAGGCTCTTGTTTTAATGCGAAATTAATGCGTGCAGATGGCCTGGAATGAATCCAACATCTCATGCCCATTTCTGCAAACACTAAGAACTCTGTGTGAAAGTGAACCAAGAtaaattcttgttttcttttgtctctttAGCTTCAGGGCTTGTAAAGAATCAGTTGTATCTTCTTAGTATCAGTTTGTTATTGCAGCTTGTTGAAGAAAAGCTGgagatagatatatattttttttcaccttGAACAAAGTAACTTGGCAGGTTTGTGGAGTTAATagtgggaggaaaagcagaattaTAGGGTGAACAAAAGGGGTTTATTTGTACTGAATGGTTCAAGATCTGATTAATGTGAAGTAATGTCAAAATTAATAAATGGGAGATCTAACTAAAGTGCTGGAGGTCATAAATGTTATTACATTTTAGATAGACCTGTTTGGACATAAAGTTATCTTAAAGATAAATCTTCACACAAGATCAAAATTGCAAGATTACAGTTCTGATagtcttttctattttaaaagtgacttttaaacacagtgggtgtttttcttttttcctataaaATATGGAAACCTTGGAGAATAACCTCATGTATGCTGGCTCGTAGAAGAAACTTAGTTGTTAACCATGTGCTGCTACTGCTGGCCTCCCCACCACCTCCACGAGCTTGGAAATTGTATGGACTCATGACATTACTGGCCAGTTTGAAACTGCATTAAATAAATGTTAGCTCTGAGCTGGTGGATGCTAATGAATGAAAGTTAGTTCCATGTATACTTTGAGACCATATTTGACTAGTAGAGTACCATCAGCATTGGAGGAAAGCATGACTTAGAAATGACATGTAACCATGACATCTGAAAGAACTGAACAAAAACAAATTGAACACATAGGAGATCCGCATGACTGGCTGCTTAAAAACTTGGACAAATCTGAACTGATAAATAGCagtctttttattttactttcaaagCATGTTTCTTTCAATATGAATTGTTGCTTGTGTTTGTTTTGAGATTTTCATTGCGTAAGGGCTAGTGGAGAAGTAACTGTATTTTCATGTAATTAGGAGTAGTACatacttttgttcttttttaagttggggATTTGCAGTATTGGAATCTAAACTGTCTACTTTTATTCACCTCTCAAATCTGAGGTTTTGATATAAAAAATAGTGTAGTACATAATGGTCTACAATTGACTTTCATTTGTTAGATAACAAGAGTAAAAAGGACTAGAAAAAGGGAAATACTGACTTATTTTCTGAAGCAAGAAGTTCAACCATGAGCTTATGCTGCTGAAAGTAATGCAAtttgccttccttttttcttgaaaCAGATTCAGTCCCTAGCAAGGACTCCTTTTGGAAGCTAGTTCTTCTGCCGAAAGTCTTACTTCTCTGTCTTACTATATTTTCTCTAAGTGCATGCTTGGGCTTTTTGGATCCCACAATGTCTCTATTTATCCTAAAGCAGGTAAGTCCTGTTAACATGCAGGGAAAACCTGACTTGCTAAGTAGTAATTAACTGGTTATAAATGTGGTTTAAATATCGCAAACAAAATGAAGCCTTATCAAAACGCACTGCTCTAATTAGCTGCTAATAATTTGATTTCCAGATAACTTGATTTCCATGGTATTGGCAAATCACAGCTTCTGTTTACACCGTCTGTTGTGGCTGGGTCACTGTAACTTTGAGAATGAAGAAATATAGGACCTTTAAAACACAGGTTTTTTCCACTTAATTGGctttcacctgcagagtacctTCTCTGAACAGGACATAATGGCTGGTTCTGTAGACTAGggactttttcctcctttctgaaaGCAAATTCTCTAAAATTGCACCAGTCATTTACAGCATGTATCTCTTGATGTGGATATTTGGTGGATAAACTTATTTCAACTATGTAGCCTGCCAGGTGATTCCTTCACtcactcattaaaaaaacaaatgctgttttatttatttatttataatttaacttagtatttattaatttgtttgctacttaattgcttttatttattttccccatgaTGTTTATGGTAATGAATTTGAAGTAAACAGTTTATGATGCTGTTCCTATGTGAAATCAAGCAATGCTTTTTGagtgatttatttattaattgttTTTCCAGGAAATAGCATTTCACATGTTGTAGTGCTCCTAATTTTCCTCTGTCTAGTCCAGCATGTAGAGCACTCATCCAGGGAGGAGGTAACTTGGTGCTAACCTCTGCCATCAATGGAGATGTGAATGTATGTGTTCCACCATCCAGTAGCGTTTTATGATTATCCCACTGTAGAATATTCTACACTGGTGTGGCTCTTCTGCTTTCCCTTTGCTCTGTGCTAAGAGCTACTTGCCATGAAAGGGTTTTAGCCTAATTGGCAAGGTGTTCTAATCACTAAATTAGAGTTACTATCATGTGCCTGCAATATGGCAAGGAAATAGTGAATATTTACGTAGCCCATCGCACATGAAATATCTTGGAATTCCTTCTAACTGGTAGCTAAAGCACTCATTTGGAAAGTAGTATGCTTTTGGTTCATTACACGTTTTGTTTCAATACAGAAATGTGACTGCATTAGGAGAAAATAGGCCTCAGGGTTTTTCAAAAGGCCTCTTACTTATAAAAATCCTCCTTTGGTTGAAAAGCCAGAGTTGTGTTTTATAGCACTACTTAGACTAAGATGCACTGATTAGTAGTGGCTGACTACAGTATTTATGCTTTTCTAAGTGGAAATATAATTGGATGGGATAAGTAAAGACTAAATCCATCTAAATTCTGATGTCTGAAGTGTCTGTTTCAAATGTGCCAGTATTCATGTTAGAATCCAGTGTGCTGGcataaaataatagaataatCTTTCCTCCTGAGATAATTCAGGCTTTTCTGAGTACATTTATGTCAGGTGTTTTCATTCCATGCCTAGAAATATAAGTGAAGGAAACCGAAGCTCTGCTGTTGACATCAAATACTTGAAAAGCCTCTGTATGGTATCAGTAAGATACTTAAAATCATGCATTTCAGTATTTTGACCTAAAATGTAATTCTTGGATTGTCCTGTAATTAATGTGGCATatatggtttttgtgttttgtcttcCCATAGTTCAAACTACCAGCTGGTTACGTGGGCTTGGTATTCCTTGGTTTGGCGCTCTCGTACTCCCTGACTTCTCCCCTCCTTGGATTCCTAAGTGACAAACTGCCAGTGAGTACTACTCTGCTGTTTCTGCAGGGTTGTCAAGCACTCTGTGCATTTAGTTAAAACTGGAAGACTTCTTATATTGAAGCAATGCAGGTAGGCCTGGTCCTGCAAGGGGATCTGTCTTTCAGGACCTTGCATGTGCACTGAATACTGCCCGCTTGAAGGTCTCTTTTGCAAGGTCCAGGTAATGTCCAAAATAGTAAAGGATGTCAGACAAGTATCCTGCAGTTGGAATGTATTGAGCTTTTCCAGTGGGCTCAGCGCAATCTAGTTCCAGCCAATATGGAATGGAGTGTAGGAAAACATGTTCCAATTATTCATGATTTTATTCACATCTAATTCTATCAGCTTTTGAGGAGTAAAATTGTTCAGGTTAGCTGTATTGAGTTTGTCTCTTAAAAAGTGTAATATCCAAATTAAGTCATCACACTGACTGACTATCATTCTCTAGCACTTAACTGCACCACAGAAAGACTTTGACAGTGATATACCCAAAACTGACTGGTTTACAACCACTGCTAATTGATCAAAGAAACTTACACTTTGAATGCTTTGAATGAAGGACAGTGCCAGTTTTCTGacacgtttttttttttccccaacacaaACTAATAGTGGCCTTTGTacatgagaattacatgcaattctaCATTATATTTCTTATACTAAAGAAGAGTAAGATATAAAATACTTTGCTGACAGAAAAGCACCCTTACTCAGTGTCCTGAAGAATTTCTGTATTAAGCAGCGGCTGCCAGGGATTGCATTGGTGGCAAGGAAACATGAATTCAGTATTTCTTTATGGTATTCAGAACTGACAGAGGAATTGTGAATTCCCAGTTTGTGTGTAGTGGGGTTCTTTACAGGACACATACTTTTCAGGAGGTGAAGATTTAGAAGAGAGGTATTAAGAAAGACAAAATAGTTACATTGCAAATTCACATCTTAAAATTATgcacttcttccttttctttcacagCACCTCAGGAAGTGGTTGCTGGTAATTGGAAGCTTAATGACAGCAGTGTCGTTTTTCATGTTAGGACCTGCTCCCGTGCTGCACATTGAAAGGTACAGAACTGCCTCTTCTTGAACCTGTCCCTTTATGTGATGTTTTTGTGATATGTATCATGACCATAGCTATGTATGTCCAGAAGTCTATAATTAGCACCTTTGAGCATGAAACaggggtttgttggtttggtttttttgtttgtttggttggttcttttttttttttaaacatgaggCTTTGAATATAAATCAGTGGAAGCATCTGAAAACTGAGATTTTGCAGCTTTGTAAAATAGATCCATTTACTTTTTACTGTTAGTGTGTTTGCTCATGTTAATGTGTGTGGTGGGAAgaatgctgctttttatttttctttcctccaaattCTGTGTCATTTTGAGTGCAACAAAACAAAgctctctttctgttttttttttccagtgttctcTGTTTCATCAGTGTTTCTTAATTATGGGCTTCATTTGCATGGCTGTACAGCAGTATTGATTTTCTTCTCTCCATATATAGATCACTGAGGAGAATGCCAGGTTATAGCTTTGTTTTCAGCTAGCTAAATAAGACAATGCACGTTGCACCTGAACCCTGTGTTGCCCTATCTCTCAAGTTAATTCACAGCAAAACACTCTGCTACATTTACAGAACTGTAGAGTCCTTTTGTCCTGTGTTAAATACTCTGTTAGAGATTATTATGGGCTTGCTGATGTGCAGAATTAGTAAACTGTTCCTTGACTTCTAATTTTTAAAGAAGATTTTTAAAGATTTGAAACTGGCAAGATAGTACATTTGAGTTggtgagaaaaataaatcagtaaaatGTTCAACATTCTTTAGCTAAGTCTATTTGGTTATTAGGCTACAAAATTTTAGTTACAAATCCTTCACTTGTGCAACAAACCATGTCTGGAACTTGGACATAGGTATTGCTGAGTTATGCTCATCTGTCTACCTCTTCTCTATGTGCTCCTCTTAAAATGAGCTGTATTTGATGAGGAACTATTTAATTTGAGCACAGGATTTTCAGATTCTTCTACAAAGGTGGTTGTGGGtgggttgcttttttgtttgtttgtttttctttaagcaCAGAACTGTATTTTGAAGTCTTAGAATTCAATCAGAGTTCTTTTTGGCTTCAAGTAATCTAATTTTCTGGTCAGTCACGGAGAGCTGATGTAACAGCCTTCAGTCAAATGGggtctttatttgaaaagagTCTTCGGCAGCTAACTTCTTTTAAATGCCTCTTTTTCAGTCAGCTGTGGATGTTTGTGCTAATGCTGGTTTTGCTTGGGTTTTCCATTGGCATGAGTGCTATCCCAGTGTTTCCAGAGATACTGCACTGTGCATAGTAAGTATCTCAGTCCAACACATCTTTCATGTTACTGACAGTAGGAAACTGCAACTGCTTTTCAGCAGTGAATATGAAATGGGGTTTTGATGTGGCTTTTTGCCCTCCTCTTTGAGACAAAGGCAACAAGTAACACTAAAATGTTTCTGTTACTTTTGTTGTCTTAGTTTTTTCTGGCTGAGCAGCCCAGTCATACTGCAAATACAATTTTGTAAATGTTGTTTATCTCAGTACTGTGGACATTGAAGTCCATCAGACTTTGGAACCCATAGCATGGGGTGACCTGTGTGTGATTTCATATACATGGGATTTATTTCAGCTTCTGAAGGCAATTCATAGCAAGCATCTTTCACTGCATTTTCGGGCTGCATTTGCTTTAACAGCTGCATCTACAGGGGTCGTATTTGCTCAAAGTACAAGGTCTGTAATGTGGCTTGGCAGCAATGTCCTGGAAGGGTCTCGATTTACTCTTATTAGTATGTTCCTCTTGGAACAAGGTCTTCTTAAAAGCTGTGTGTCACATCAGAGGTGAGGAGCAAAACCGCAGTCCTTCAGAGAGGCAGTGAAGAACAAAGCACTGACTAAACAGACATGATGCCACTGTACTCTTTTGCTTGTTAACTATTTATGTTGGTAGTAAattgaaaggaggggaaaaaactcTCTATAGGGAAGGCTATAGACTGAAACACAATGTTTTATTATACTACTCTAACTGGTCtgtctttttgcagtgagaatggATTTGAAGAAGGTCTGAGTCTGCTGGGACTGGTGTCTGGGCTCTTCAATGCCACATGGTCCCTTGGGTAGGTACATGGTCACGTATTTTTAAGCTAGGAGTGTTTGGTTGTTCTGTGCTGTTGCCACATGAAATCTTGCTGCATTATGACCACAAGTCTTGCATTGCAGCCCATGTGTTGACCTTGATTCAAGAGGTTCTTGCTAAACAGATGTCTCATGGACATGTTTTAGCAAACCTTTTTACCCAACAAAGGAATGGACTCTGAACTTGTCTTCTTTGAAATGTACATCCCTGCATATCAAAAGCTGCAGTGATTAAGTGGATGTTAGCATACACTTCTGTGTGATTATTGTTGTTGACactgaaatattaaaaacttAATATAGAGAGAGGTGGACCCTAATATATTTACAAAGCTAAGTCTACCCACATGGTATCTGCTCCTGACtaattctcttttccctttttaattttcCACATTTCCTCCTTTTATCTGGGACAGCTTAAGGTAGAATCTTCTCTTTCAGCCACAGCCATTATTTAGGATCTGTGTTTGCATAGCTTAGCAGAGTGTATTTGTGTTTATTATCCAGTGGTCATCACACAAATAAGTGAAGGGCACTACTGGCTGAGTGAAGCTTCAGAGTTGTCACTCAGTGTGAAGTTACGGAGTTCCCCTATTGATATTCacttccaggattttttttttatctgtccCTGGAGTCCTCTGTGCCTGCAGGTGGGTTTCAGTGTTACGAATTTGCACCATTTTTCCAAGCTAATTGAAGTTCTAGCTGTCCTGTTTATTTGGTGTAGAGTTCAGTACAGATATAGGTTTTATGAAGTTACCAAACCACAGTTTTATGCTGTTATCAAACATGGTTTTATTATGTGACTTGCTTGCAGGAAGTCTCTCTAGTTTTACGCAGTTTTGCCCCTTTCTGTAGTGAGGTAGCTTATCATGTAAGATGTTTTATAAAGCGACAGCAGTTACGTAACCTTTCATGGCCTTCTTAGACAAGGCAGTTACATACAGCTCAACTTTGCAGTGACCACGTCTGTCACAGTGTGCCTTCCCGTATGCCTATATCCATCAGTATTTTGCTTTGACATTTGGAAGGTTTACATTTTGAGGGATGAGAGTTTAAGTTTCTTTTATGGTAGAATTGATTGGTGTAGATGTACTGTTAGAACATGGGCCTAAATGGGGCCTCTAAGCCATTCCAGATACAGAAAAAAGtgcattcagctttctgataTGGATCCTATTTGTGGCTGAAGAGGTAACTAGACAGGTTTACTGGGGCCATAGCAAAAAAAGAATTAGTACTTATTGTGGATTATAGGAAAGTTAGGTCTGTAGGAGACAATCTCTTTAACAGATGAGAGAGAATCAGAGGAAGGAggcaacaaaacacaataaaaaagttGGCTGAGAATACGATATGTTATCTTTTTTGTTTGGGATGCCGAtacctaattttgattttttgcaGGGCATTTACAGGTCCCACTCTGGGAGGATTTCTAACTGAAAAACTGGGTTTTGAATGGGCCTCAGCCATCCAAGGAGGATGGGCACTGTTAACTGTAAgtaatcacactttttttttgctttttatatcTATTGCAATTATGAGCTATTGCATAAccttatttttaatataacaatTGTAACTGACTGTTTTCTCAAAGGGTCTTGTAACTGGAGTATTCTATGTCACTGAGGCAACAAGGAGAAGGTATgctgagatatttttttctttattttacttgCAGCCATATAAAGCCAAACCTTTGAAAGCTGTGCTTCCATTTTTTCCTCACTATCAACATGATCGTGAACGACAAGATAAGCAGTAAAAATATAGCTTAAATACTTTGTCTGTATGCTTTCCTAAATCCCTACTGGCCTAAACAGAGACCTAAACCAGGCAGTGCCTGTTCTATACAAGGAAGAGGACTGTGCCATTAACAAGCAAGCCTTGCTGATGATTCCTCCAGGAGGGTGTCTGTGAGCTGGAATTGGCTGGGTGAttgcatccagagggtagtggtcaatggctcaatgtccagatggagatcagtAACAAGCAGTATTCCTCAGGGTTCTGTATTGGGACCAGTGTTGTTTGATATCTTCACCAATGGCATAGACGGTGGgatgagtgcaccctcagcaagtttgcagatgacaccaagctgagtggtatggttgacacacctgagggacgggatgctatccagagggacctggacaagcttgagaagtgggcccatgcaaacctcatgaggttcaaaaaggccaagtgcaaggtcctgcgcctgagtcagggcaacccccagtatcagtacaggctggggcatgaagggattgagagtaaGGACTTTGGGGTACTGATGGAtaaaagactggacatgagctggcaatgggcgcttgcagcccagaaggcaaattttatcttgggctgcatctaAAGGAGTgtagccagcaggtcaagggaggtgattctgtccctctgctctgatgagaccccacctgcatcGATCTCTGGAGCTGTCAGTAGAGGAAAcacatggacttgttggagaggCTCCAGaggaaggccacaaaaatgatcagaagcCTGGAAAACCTCTCCTGtgagggcaggctgagagagttggggttgttcagcctggagaaatctCCAGggatcttattgtggcctttcagtacttaaagggggcttataagaaagataaggacagacttttagcaggacctgttgcgatgggacaaggggtaatggttttaaactaaaagaagggagattcagactagacatagGGATGAAAATTTTTACGATGAGggaggtgaaacactggaacaggttgccccatccctggaagcattgAAGGTCAGGTTTGACAGGactttgagcaacttgatctagttgaagatctgGTTGAatgaccatccctggaggtgtttaaaagactcaTAGATAagctgcttagggacatggttgagttaCAGTGGTAGATTAACAGTTGGACATGCTGATATTTTGgttttgcaaccaaaatgattttatgatactATGATTCTAAGATGTCTGTGCTTACTGcaagggattggactagacgacctttaaaggtcacttcTAAACCAAAATTTTCCATGAAATGATAGGTGTGAAAGCAATACTACATGGTTCTGTGCAACAGTGGGGAACCAAATCCAGTGGTCCACACAGCTCTTTCCACATAATGTGTAGCTTTACATGCTATAATGTCAGTATTGCATAGAAGTATCTAGAGAATATTAAACTGGTTTCTTCCTTCCTGTTCCTTTCTTTGTGCAAACAGTTCCAGCCTGCGAAATCCTCCTGGTAATAATGAAGAAAGAAGTCATCTGATGGGCAGTGAAACATAGCCGGGAATACTTTCAATTCTCTGTTTACCATTGTGGTTTAACCTAGTGCTGAGATGAGTGGActtcagtcaccatccctggaggtgtttaaaagacatgtagatgaggttcttaggagcatggtttagaggtggacttggcagcattaggttaacagttggacttgatgatcttaaaggtcttttccaaccagaacaaTTCTATGGTTCTGTTCTATGATTATTAATGGAGCTGGAATATGTGATCCTGTAGTGAATAACCAGCTGTGGTCTAATTGTAGCTGTGTGTTTTGAAACACTAAACACTGACTGCCTTTCTTTTGGGGAGACCTCATGTGGGTTGGCTGAAGTGATGAGTAACTCTCAGATGTCAGCCTGTTTAATTGTGTTCCATGTGCAGTGCACCACTATATGTGAAGAGGTCTGTTTTCAGACATCTGGTTTCTATATGTGAGCCTGCTGTGCATTATTCTTGGGTAGAGCTACTATTTTGCTACCATGGTTTTCcatgttttttaaaagaaagtacCTTATCTTGTAATACTTCGATAACATAAAATGTTCAAAACAGAATTTGAAATGGCAAAGCATTAAGCACAAAATTGTTTTCAGTAAAGCAACCTTTTTTTCTCCTAAGTTCTGTGAATTTTCTTAGACAACAAGAGTCTAAAGATCTTTGTGTATACCAGCACTTGTATTATCTTGAAAGTGCCTGAAAACAAGAGGCCAAGGTCATGAAGAGGAGACTTCGTCAGCCCTGGAGGAGACTggcattgtgtgtgtgtgtgtgtgtgtgtgtatacatacatgcaGAGACATATGTATGTTTGTATTGTATATTAGGACTCAGCTTCGTGTGTATGTGAGATCTGTTTTACTAATAAATGCCAGCTGGAATGTTTGTACTAATTGCCTTTGCAACAGCAGATTTATCAAAAGTCTAGGGCTACTATTTTCCAAcaataggaaataaaaaataatctcctCACCTTATCCAGATGCTCAGCAAAAAAATCCCTCAAGGAGAACTGAGACAACGGCATGCCTGGCAAACTCATGCTCACTTCTTGACTTCGGTTTTGTTGAAAGTCTTTCAATTTATCCTTCAGCCCAGAACAGGGTCCTAGAAGGGATTCTCTGTGGTACCCATTTTTCCATAAGAAAAATGGTCTAGCCCTAACAATTTCCAAACTGTTTCTTTTGTGAGTAGCTACTAGAATTTACATGAGAAATACTTCTTTCTCTGCCAGAGCTCTTTTTGGGGAACTAGCAAGAAGAACTGCTTGTAGCCAGCGGAACTGTGAAGCATCGGGGTACCAAAGGGCAGGCTTCCCCTGGGAATGTCCTGGCAATAGCTCTCTTTCCTTTTGTATCAGGTGTTAGGCTTTCCTGAAACCGGGAATGTACAGCTCAACCTGTTACAAAATGCCAGTGCcaatgttgaggcaggtgaggagGAGCTGAAAGATCTGGAGGTAGACACAAGGTGCACAAGATGCAGATCTGTGGATGTGAGACTTAATTAGCTCTTTGTGGAATGACTTGTTCACTTACTTGACTTTTGCTGTTAGGACTTGAAGGGGCTGGGATTACTAGCACAAATGTCATTGAAATTAATGAGCTGTCCTCCAATGCATGAACTTCACCAGACCTCCAGCAGAAAGTAGATAGGCTTAACTAACCACTCTAGCTTTCTGGCAACACATTTTCTCCCTTCTTCATTCTTTCATACACAATGGAGGTGAAAGAATCctgaaaaggaatctttgcttCCGGGTTTGTTGTTCAAATCAATTCGCATGTTCTCCAGCCTTGATTATCCATGTTTTCTGGAACCATGATTAAAGCAGAGCAGTGGG is from Patagioenas fasciata isolate bPatFas1 chromosome 3, bPatFas1.hap1, whole genome shotgun sequence and encodes:
- the SLC18B1 gene encoding MFS-type transporter SLC18B1 isoform X1, translating into MDSWAAEGARSRRPSDDSMPEAPGTESRRLTREQLFTMAATASINFSSMICYSVLGPFFPSEAEKKGASNSVVGLIFGCFALVNFLSSLVLGNYLTHIGAKFMFVAGMFVSGCVTILFGMLDKVPSGPMFIGLCFLVRAMDAVGFAAAMTASSSILTKAFPNNIATVLGSLEIFTGLGLVLGPPLGGFLYQSFGYEIPFITLGCIVLTLVPLNMCILPKYDSVPSKDSFWKLVLLPKVLLLCLTIFSLSACLGFLDPTMSLFILKQFKLPAGYVGLVFLGLALSYSLTSPLLGFLSDKLPHLRKWLLVIGSLMTAVSFFMLGPAPVLHIESQLWMFVLMLVLLGFSIGMSAIPVFPEILHCAYENGFEEGLSLLGLVSGLFNATWSLGAFTGPTLGGFLTEKLGFEWASAIQGGWALLTGLVTGVFYVTEATRRSSSLRNPPGNNEERSHLMGSET
- the SLC18B1 gene encoding MFS-type transporter SLC18B1 isoform X2, giving the protein MPEAPGTESRRLTREQLFTMAATASINFSSMICYSVLGPFFPSEAEKKGASNSVVGLIFGCFALVNFLSSLVLGNYLTHIGAKFMFVAGMFVSGCVTILFGMLDKVPSGPMFIGLCFLVRAMDAVGFAAAMTASSSILTKAFPNNIATVLGSLEIFTGLGLVLGPPLGGFLYQSFGYEIPFITLGCIVLTLVPLNMCILPKYDSVPSKDSFWKLVLLPKVLLLCLTIFSLSACLGFLDPTMSLFILKQFKLPAGYVGLVFLGLALSYSLTSPLLGFLSDKLPHLRKWLLVIGSLMTAVSFFMLGPAPVLHIESQLWMFVLMLVLLGFSIGMSAIPVFPEILHCAYENGFEEGLSLLGLVSGLFNATWSLGAFTGPTLGGFLTEKLGFEWASAIQGGWALLTGLVTGVFYVTEATRRSSSLRNPPGNNEERSHLMGSET